A stretch of Aedes aegypti strain LVP_AGWG chromosome 2, AaegL5.0 Primary Assembly, whole genome shotgun sequence DNA encodes these proteins:
- the LOC5565376 gene encoding uncharacterized protein LOC5565376, whose amino-acid sequence MNTLKSKPLVAPKIWKRDEILTFLDIFESTFHASVEEPFESEEDMWKCVADKLLEQGISASVQQCINKWNFLYKTYISNQNRQGVFYAKVKRIVEFSQELNEQQESVETVADEQVVEYDSEAFIKQEKPSHDAEREEIEDHLNEHEENHDHIEEIVTSHEETLEENTALDLHDVQPESQCDSVAEMTYAETPAKKIKLSDDVDTVTGNSSQQSPKHFTEENTNLRDILQTILGKINAIQDEQIRQGHRIADIEKRQDEHKSILLDIKKHIGFK is encoded by the exons ATGAATACGCTG AAATCTAAACCACTAGTAGCGCCAAAGATTTGGAAGCGGGATGAAATTCTCACATTTTTAGATATCTTTGAATCAACCTTCCACGCTTCGGTTGAGGAACCCTTCGAATCGGAAGAGGACATGTGGAAATGTGTGGCAGATAAATTGTTGGAGCAGGGCATATCAGCCTCCGTTCAACAATGCATAAATAAGTGGAACTTTTTGTACAAAACATACATCAGCAATCAGAATCGACAGGGTGTTTTCTACGCGAAGGTGAAGCGAATTGTTGAATTCTCACAGGAACTCAACGAGCAACAGGAATCGGTGGAAACGGTAGCCGATGAGCAAGTAGTAGAATACGACTCGGAAGCATTCATCAAACAGGAGAAGCCATCTCACGATGCTGAAAGGGAAGAAATAGAAGACCATTTGAATGAGCATGAAGAAAACCACGATCATATTGAGGAGATCGTCACTAGTCACGAAGAAACGTTGGAAGAAAATACTGCATTGGACTTACATGATGTTCAACCTGAGTCTCAGTGTGATAGTGTAGCAGAAATGACTTATGCTGAAACACctgcaaagaaaataaaattatcagACGATGTGGATACCGTTACTGGTAATTCTAGTCAGCAATCACCCAAACATTTCACCGAAGAAAATACAAATTTACGGGATATTCTTCaaacgattctcggtaaaataaatGCAATTCAAGATGAGCAAATCCGGCAAGGGCACCGAATTGCTGATATAGAAAAACGTCAAGACGAGCATAAATCCATATTATTGGATATAAAGAAGCACATTGGATTCAAGTAA